cacttgatgtgtgtgggcactcactctatcactcaaggctgaataaaatttaagaagaaaagagaagaagaagtggcggctagggtaaaGAATAGAAGGATCAATTTTCTGAAAGTGAATTTCATTTGACacagttaagtgtgaatgtgagccatcactatctatttataggtaaccacctaggtttgtgttagatttaattagcattaaaataatagaaaaaataaatggtaaattgctttaagtgtggccggccctagatagtggataatgggcccactttgcaattttgccattttgtcatttttctatcccattttctcaaaaaagccaattttctaatttaaccacttaaatgccaattccaattatttaataactaaaaattaattattaaataatattgtcatttaataaatttattaattagacttaataaagtctttcaattaataaataagacctagacccttgcttagtgaaaattcaaaaactagacatagtctaattttagagttataattgattaattaaaatcaactaactgagtcttacaagcagtatggtctcaactagtatggggaccatgggcctatttaaccgagctttcaataagcagatcaagaatttaccaagtaaatccactgacttattaattccttgttgcatccacacatagaacttagaattgcactctcagtcatatagaacgctctatatgttctacgatatagatagctataaattatccattgttataatcccaataatcaatgatcctctatagatgacttacattgcatagggataaaattaccgttacaccctttcaatgtattttatccttaaaacacttgccacctataaatgatattttagtgaaataatatagtcactaaaatgagatctcaatcatttatctctatttagaaAACTCGGAGGAAATCattatttcacttctaaatacctatagaagctatagattccatatctatgattagcgctcccactcaattgtactaccatgttccccaaatgtacgtatcacccggaccaaaaggtaggcttaactaacaaatcaaagaacaggtataatactcttgagatcgaacctaaccatgtgaggattaagatcatttgatctaggatcaactaggtgatattgaattgaatagatagtactgtaaatttaacatatctaatcaaagttcaatatcggtcccatctAATGtacactccatacatccgatactggtaaactttgccaatgccctggaaaggacataacacttatcgttgattaccatgtcagtctaaatccagtgaactgacaaatcacggaattaaaactttcgaacatataaatatgattttattccactgtgttgacaacactataatcatgtacaaataaatatgttctggacttaatagaatttatacattaaacaataatcatgaaataaatcatgtgaaccatgcaacataaaatgttatttctgatctttattaactagtaaatctgattatattgaaatgagttttatttagggtacgaaacccaacaaactcccacttgcactaatataaaacaaaagtgcatttcaaataatctcaagaccttgatatacaaatcaagtgtagtatttagtatactctccgtaacaggatctgacaggttgaatgaacacaaccttttctccaccattacatctccttaatcacaaaatccttgatattgtgtaattcctctctatatgtctactcctctagggatactggagtCTTTACTATTGGCGactacttttgtgttagtcaagaagtaacactagtaattAAGAAATGTTcgaacaatgccaaaaatgtatagaactttccttagactgaataagtatctttcctgcaactttaacattcagtctctctctggtagacttagagatttcagatagatttttacacttctccaaaatcgctactccaccccagagtaatcaccatctcatcagtagactttcaagcactaaggcaagtctagaaatctgatttggtgtagtctaagagtattaaatacacccttatcgactaacatatatttcctcttcttaatcttaagacttacttgattgtcttctaatgttcctttttttggattaatctgatacttactcattactcccactcaacagtagatgtctagtctaaggcatactaaagcatatctaagacctctcactactGATTCaaaaaattctttcatggcttttatcttttctggaatactagagacttttccttagataaatgaaatctatgtctaaaagtcgagaagcttctatagattgccattagaaaaatgctccagcatcttactaaagtaagttgctttcactagagtaagtaaattaaccaggcataccacaagccataggcttagataaactcaaacctatagtactaggaataggaagttttgttaagtccattgaatagacttattaacgaaatttcccttcatgtccttgtaatagaaaacttttggttgttccacatgaatggttttaaccatagttctcttggctttacttcttagtttcttattctgacaatccattactcgtttaaactcacaatggatttttatcacaagtgtcttccaagtcataacagggtgagttccttgaaaccctcccactacgactaAGTATCGTGACTTTGTCTAAGAATCTAAATGGTATtatcctcttcggttgtgtaaagacaacagaggcagtgggatcatcttgtatagaataagatgatagaacacttttggaatcaagaaaaaaaatatctcctctatttgctactttgttgttgaaacaaacactttcttatctaatgactatgggatggtccacccctaatcacttagaatagctaacaaacatgcaaaccttggttaacagttctagcttttcttaagatcatGATTAggccatccatgaatctagtaatggtttacactaagtacccaaccatttcatcattttgaagttttcctatcactaaggtatatccctagaaggacttaggcaacaactagtaactaatcatcaatataccAATCGAATTGCTGGGGAGGCaggtttggatataattcaaaaatcaaattaatgatattgaactgcatatctaccaaatatttctccacccctatcagttcgcaagatctttaaccacttaccttaatggtttttcagcatagctagaaattcatgaaatttttcaaacatttcaaatttctttgcataaggtaaaaatctagagtgatcgttttaagaacataacgaaaaactcacatccacccctgaatgtacatccatcttgtACCACCAcaactaatctaactctaagtttaatttgcctaaagtaagcatatatacattcaagtaggagattctaagattgaggatttatatcattgcgGGATACAATATCAGGAATATTAATCATGTGTGTCATtcaatttagaaaatatagaatgacatatatgtgatttataaaccattcatccaatgatatattattgagctaattcgaaatgaataagctaagaggaataaggataatttcgaataagaatccaacgatgctccgaatagcgagagtcaaagttattcttatttatacaatcttcttgtttcatattgtaaatactagtctaaggtctcatcaattgatgaacagctagatgttgcatttacaattgtatgtttgtctaatggatgacaattcattaggatttgtcccattaaaaacaacaagcttagttagatcaacaatgaagattcaaaattaaactacaactaataatagaaaacaacatggttcaatataaattcacacacaattaagaaaatatcaagcatttagcaaataacaaagacatgtgaaaatacaaaacaggcatatcttaaataatttctaaggtttccaacaaagtaatacagtgtcccggtaggcgagagtcaaagtatcattcattgaatagagttgtcagctcatctaaaatgcaaaccattctagcaaccttttattcgatcaaaataaaaatccaacgttgtcccggtaggcgagagtcaaggttattatCATTTTATCAGCTTCCACCatatttcatgttttataagtttatctctaagtagtcaccgcaGGGGAGAGTCtaagtgtgaatgtgagccatcactatctttttataggtaaccacctgttgggttttatgccctaaataaaactctatttcaatgtaatccagattattcaatatcaataaagtaacagaagtatttttcattcatttgtgtatgttttggttcactttatcaattgtttgcctatttgatttataaattcatccaaacccctttcacatacttgatcatgtttattgttttgtcaacacagtggaaagtaaacatgactatgtgaataaaggattcctagatttatcagaacactgggttttactgatatgacaatctacaacagagtttacttgaatttggagaaatgctatgttctttccagaacattggttaaagtaaagctcaggttgaatgcatggagtatgcattggagtggaccgatattgaactttgaaatagatttataaaacttaccgtaatatctattcaattcaatatcactaagttgatcctagatcaaatgatctaaatcctgatatggttaggctcaatctcaagagtgttatccgtgttctttgatttgttagttaagcctacttttgggtcagggtgatacatacattttgggaacacggtagtgtaattgagtgggagcgctaacataaatatggaatctatagcttctatctggcgaatagtaagcaaaggatgatttccttcgagcttaaccaaacgagataaatggtggagtactcatttcacttagctgaaatatcatttatacagggttaagtgttttaaggataaaatacattgtagggtgttacggtaattaagtcccttAACAaggtaaatcatccatatagaggatcattgatcacattaggattataacaatggataactaatgatgtgtctatatggtggaacatatagagcattctatatactgagaatgCAGTTCTAAGttatatgcgtggattcaatcaagaattaataagtcaatgaatttaagtagtaaattcttgatatgcttattggaagctcggatatatagacccatggtacccccactagttgagacaatattacttgtaagactcatttaattgattttaattaatcaattataattctcaagttagactgtgtctatttgagaatttatcacttattaagggcaaaactgtaaatagagattttgaagggcatatttattaattaggaaactttaattagttttattattaataaataaatgaaaatatattatttgataattaattttaattattaaataattagatttgacatttatgtggttgaacaaaggaattggcagtttttgacaaaacaggaaactagcaatgtaggaaaaggaaagttggaaaagtggcaagccttgtttccacaatgcctaggcagGCCACCTTACTTAccttttcacattgatttttcattttttaaatgtcaattaattccaccaaagccctaggtggtcttctataaatagaaggtaaaggcttcagtttttgtaCAACAttttgacagaattttctcacacAAAAATTCTCTCCAAgtcgccaccctctctctctctaccttctctgtttcgaaatctatgagtgatagagtagtgcccacacacatcaagtaatacctcaatcatagtgaggaaggctgtgtagaattcagattcaacgaagaaggactatcgggctcagatcttgattatactctgcgacagaaaggaatcaagggttagagctctgagtgggaggagacatatattccgctgcacccaatgtaagatttctcttacttttatgtgtttaattttccatcgttttaaaagttcatatttaggttgttaaatcaacatacttgtgagtagatctaagatcctggtaaaataacttctaaCACCACccaggtttaggttagatttaattagcattaaaataatagaaaaaataaatgttaaattgCTTTAAGTGTGGCCGGTCGTAGatagtggataatgggcccactttgcaattttgccattttgtcatttttctatcccattttctcaaaaacgccaattttctaatttaaccacttaaatgccaattccaattatttaataactaaaaattaattattaaataatattgtcatttaataaatttattaattagacttaataaagtctttcaattaataaataagacctagaatatcttttcttcacaattttgcccttgcttagtgaaaattcaaaaactaaacatagtgtaattttagaattataattgattgattaaaatcaattaactgagtcttacaaacagtatggtctcaactagtatggggaccatgggcctatataaccgagcttgcAATAAGTATAtaaagaatttaccaagtaaatccacttacttattaattccttgttgcatccacgcatagaacttagaatggccttctcagtcatatagaacgctctatatgttccacgatatagatacgctataaattatccattgttataatcccaataatcaatgatcctttatagatgacttacattgcatagggataaaattatcgttacaccctttcaatgtattttatccttaaaacacttgccacctataaatgatattttagtgaaataatataatcactaaaatgggatctcaatcatttacctctatttagcaagctcgaaggaaatcatcgtttcacttctaaatacctatagaagctatagattccatatctatgattagcgctcccactcaattgtactatcatgttccaaaaTGTATGCATCACCCTGActcgaaagtaggcttaactaacaaatcaaagaaattgtataatactcttgagatcaaatctaaccatgtcaggattaagatcatttgatctaggatcaactaggtgatattgaattgaatagatattactgtaaatttaacatatctaattaAAGTTCAATACCGGTcccatccaatgtatactccatacatccgatactggtaaactttaccaatgccgTGGAAAGGGCATAAtatttatccaaggtgtaagaatacctatcgctgattaccaTGTCAGCCTAAATCCTGTGAATTGAAAAATCTGGGAAttaaaactttcgaacatataaatatgattatattccactgtgctgacaacactataatcatgtacaAATAAATATGCTccggacttaatagaatttatacattaaacaataatcatgaaataaatcatgtgaaccatgcaacataaaatgttatttctgatctttattaactagtaatctgattatattgaaatagattttatttagggcacaaaacccaacaacaacaaGTAAACCTTCAAAAATCATCCCTCTACTTCTCCCCAAACACGACCCTCAGAgatcaaaacctaatttttgatTACATGGGCATCATTGTCAGAGCCTCCTTCGAGAAGTACCTGGGACTTCCTCAACATTTTGGCCGCTCTAAGAACTAAGAAGCAAGTCTTCCAATATCTCAAAGATAAGGTTTGGAGTCACCTCAATAATTGGAAGCATACGATTTTTTCTAAAGGTGGCAAAGAGATTTTTCTCAAATCATTCATCCAAGCGATTCCTACTTACACAATGGCTTGCTTCCATATCCCGATTGCCACTTGCCATTCCCAGTCTATCATGGCTAACTTGTGGTGGGGTTTCAATGCGAACAATAGACCCAAGGTCCACTGGCAAAGCTGGCAAAAACTTTCTAAGTCAAAAAAGGAAGGAAGTTTAGGCTTTCGATCATTAGTTCACTTTGACCAAGCTATGCTTGCTAAGCAAGCTTGGCGAATACTTAAGCATCCAAACTCCATTATAGCTAGAGTCTTTGCAGCCAGATACAACCATCGAACCTCTTTCACCAACTGTTCTCTTGGCCACTccccttcttttttttttggcgtAACATTTATTGGGGAAAAGAATTACTGCATAAATGTCTTACTCTAAAATTGGCAATGGACAGAACACATCCCCAAACTCACGATTGTTGGATTCCCTCTTGCATTCGTGTCTGCCAAAAAAATCTTGTCCCTAAGACTTGGGATATCAGCCGTCTCAACTAGTGTTATCCCTAAGCTAAAACACATTGTGTATAGAGCTTCAACATCAACCTTACCAATACACAAGAACCTTGCCCATAAGAAAATAAGCCAATCCACCTTGTGTGCCCGCTGTGGTCAAGATGCAAAATCAGTTTCTCACGCCGTGTTCTTTTGCAAGAGAGTTAGAAGTGTATGGAAATGTATAATTTTCTACCCTTATATATCTCTTTCAAACACTGTTTCTTTTCATgacattatttttaatatttttactattATGAGGAAAGAAGAGGTAGagatttttctttgaattgATTAGTTTGTTTGGTATAACAGAACAAGGAGATTAAAATTCAAACAACGGATCAAGCTCATGCTATCCTTAACCTCGCGAAAAGCTACTTGGCCAAGTATAAAGCAATAGTTGCTACACATAATGCGCCACATCCTGTTGCCAAGTCTGTTGCCACGACCATTTGGACACTTCCTCCACAAGGCCTCCTCAAGCTCAATACAGATACAACATCCTCGAAGAACCACCTTACAACTAGCAATTGTGGAATCATCCACAATAGTGAAGGAGGAGTGGTCGCTGCAGTAGCTTTTCCTCATACAGGAGGTGGAGATGCTGCAATTCTCGAAGCAAAATTCCTCCTCAATTCTCTTCGCTGGTGCATAGAAGAGAGCTTTTGTATTCACTAGGTTGAAACCGATTGCAAAGCTATCATAGATGCTCTAGCTGCCACCAAAGAGGACCTCTCTCTATTCGAAGATCTAAGTCCGCTTTATCTTACTTTTCCAATGCTTCAATCACTCATGTTAAGCGCTCTGCTAATACACAAATTAGCAAAATTGGCTTTGGGGTTAGATGAAGCTTCAATTTGGATTGAAGATGACTCTTGTAATCTTGCTTACCTTATCTTCTCTTAAGGGCATCTTTCCCCTAAAAAATTTTTTATCTATTAGTAATACTTAAATTTTTCactcaaaatataaaaatatttaagtaattattctaacaaattaattttgatttcaatttttattatttatttattttttttaaaaaaagtactaataaaaaaactcttattatttttttaatataataataattctttTCTTAAATATACTTTGTCATGACTAGTGAAATTACTAGTGAACAATTTttctatatatgtttatatttatattatatcaaGCGACTATGCTAaacatattttgaaaagttgATAAAACCCGATCGGATACGTACATGTACAGTATAAAgattactaattatacatttATATTGCAATCAATTCAAGATTAATTTTAAGTttccaattttatatattttcttgttTGCCAAAATAAAATTAGCAAATTAGGTAATTATTAACTTATAAGAATAGTTTCCGttttcttataaaataataataaaaaatattattggtaaactattttaaataataataataaaaaaaaaaattagatgagTACATTACTCTATTTTCCACTTTTCCACATCTAAAGAGGCCCACAAGAGATATTGTGATTTAATTTGTTTTGCAATTACATTCCTTTTCTTTGATGCAATAATTGAGATTAATATAAAATGAATAATACACATTCAAATGTTTTAAAATGaattcttattaaaaaaaatacactaaaaaaaatgataattatcATTAAACAGCCTGTGATTGACAATGACCCAACTGTTACTACAACTATGTTTTCCACAATAAAtctctaatattattatttatttgtaaattagtacatatatatatatagtaaatatGAATTTGACAACTTTCTTGATCCTTGAAAAATTCTACGCCGTCCGCaaatataagaatatatatatagaatcaAGTGCCTTAATAAACCCTATATAAAGGGGTACATAACCCTAGCACAAACTACCTCACAACaccaaacaataataataataatttttctttcttgtcTTGGCGATCTTCTTTTATTcaacctttctctctctaacatTGAAAAAGAGGGGAAAGAAAGAATAAGAGGGTcattctcttctttttcttatatataatattttctcgGGAAACAAACAGTAGCTCTATTACTCAACATGGGTAATTGTGGAAGTTTTCCAAAGACAAAGGGAGATGAAGCCGATGCCCCCGTTCCGGCACCGGAGTTACACAAGGAAGATTTGTTGAAGATAGACAATGATAATGATCAAGAAAAGGTTACAaaggtagaagaagaagaagaagagaaaactatTACTACTGATGATAACTTCAATGCTGAGAAGAAGGACAATTCTGAGAATGGCGATGGAGATGATAATCAGACTAATAAGCCTGCTCTTGATGATGAGAAAAATCCTCAATCTTTTCAGGCTTCATTTGATGATGaggtaaattaattatttttctgaattatttgtgtatattttatatgtttctacaaatgttatatttatttagcAAAAATAAAATGCTATATTTGTGTGTCCATGAAACCCTAGTTAATTACActatttgtaaaaatattacatttttatgtttaaagatttttttttttatatttttacaatttttcatataaaatataacaaaataacaagaatactaaataaactaacataaaaataatatctaaataacaataaataacaacaaaaaataacatacagataacaatataaaaagaacatatattctttaaataaaataaaaaaaaaatcataaaaatattgtgAAATTgtacttttgtaatttttttttgtttttttttttaatgtttttgtgaaataattccttaattatataggataaatttataattaaaatttgagaaattttccatgaaaatgaaaatacaaaatttaaaaaataatcgaGCATTTCTATTCACTGCCACATTGATGTTTTtattatcattatgaaaattgtTTTCTAAATTTATGAATTCTTTCTAAAACAAAAACCGTAAttgcataatattaattttatcacattaattattaattaattactgtatttatatatgttgacagaagagagagaaagatgaaAAGGGAGCTGATCATGTTGATGTAAGTGAGAAGAAAGTAGAAATTGAAGTATCatcagaagaaaaagaagagaaatatAATGTTGAGGAAGTGAAGGTGGATGAGGAAAAGactaataacaacaacaaagcAATTGAGCCTGCCTCACCAGTAGCTGATGTACCAGCTGCAactatcaaataataatatcataaccATTGCATGAAGGAGATCTCAACAAAAAATGAAAATCAAACAAagatgaaaattaatatttatttttaattccaGCTTTCTCTGTTGTGGGAATCAGTATAATTATTGAATAGGTTCTTCTcttaaaattgtttattttcAAGACATATATGGCTCCATTCCATTGGTTTGGTTGTGGATATCAATTGATTTCGGGTTCATTTTTCTATTGATTGGTCACACAATGTTATattgtttaatttatttaatttgatattgtttccaattttcttGTTTGCAAAGAAATGATTTGACGAGGGAATTAATGTTCGGTAATGGTTTTATCTTTGaagaaataatatattaaataatttttcaaggtTTCAACAAATATTACAATGTTTAAGtagaaaaacaaatatatatataatgaaatcatatttaatatacttaaaaaaatctataataatattgtatactatataaattataattgcaCCACTCTATAGATTGATCAACAGGGATTCATTAGGATGTTTTTAGTTGATGtaataaaatgaaatgaaattaaaaaagaattaaattcatttgattttattactttttgttGTATGTATTGAATTGTcattataatttaatgtaatgaCCCTTTCTACTATTTTGGTGTATAGctattacattttatttattttttatatatgcatttcaaattcactacatttttattcttatatatttatattcttattcatgtgtttttatttataCCTAAGGCTATAACAAGATCAATAAACTATTCTAATTAGATATTTGCCAAACAAAAAATGGACAAAGAGATTTCATACAAATCTTTTGCGTTTATAAGTTTtacatgtatttatatatttatatatatatatatacacacatttaaGTAGTATCTAAGTTGGTAGACGGCCACACTCCAAACAAGAAGATATCACGTCTAGGAGCAACAAACGGAGGTCATGTAATGCTCGTCCATGAACTTTTTTTACATCGATCAAACCGgccaatattttataatattatattatccttgaaaaaaaaattataatattatttttcatgtCCATAAAGGTGCTTCTGTTAGCTAAGCTTCTCTGTTAAGTATTAGTTAGGATTGTGTTACTATTGTACATATGTATTTAGTTTGTTAGCTTTGCTCTAATTGTTTATACCTTGTATATATTGAGGTATTGCTTTATTTCAATTTAGTAATGAAATTAGACTTTTATCACTTCATTTCTTTCAATCTTTTCTCTTAACATAGTATCTGagtgactttttttttctctttctctttactTTTGCAATCTTGTTTCTCTGTTCGTTGTTCTTTTATCTCTTTTCATTGAGTGGTTTCGATGGCTGCACCTGCTCAAAGCTTCAATCATGTTGTCTTTTCTCACAAAGTTTTTattgaacttgatgacaataaTTTCCTTCTCTGGCACCCTCAAGTTCAGTCTATGATTCAAGGATATCGACTTCAAGATGAAATCTAGACTCGTTTTGTCCTCCGCACAAATTTCTTACTCAAGAAGATGAAGTTCTTGGTCAAACCAATCCTCATTTCATTGAGTGGGAAGTTTAAGATCAGCTTCTATACTTCTGG
This Cannabis sativa cultivar Pink pepper isolate KNU-18-1 chromosome 6, ASM2916894v1, whole genome shotgun sequence DNA region includes the following protein-coding sequences:
- the LOC115694714 gene encoding nuclear polyadenylated RNA-binding protein 3-like isoform X1, producing MGNCGSFPKTKGDEADAPVPAPELHKEDLLKIDNDNDQEKVTKVEEEEEEKTITTDDNFNAEKKDNSENGDGDDNQTNKPALDDEKNPQSFQASFDDEKREKDEKGADHVDVSEKKVEIEVSSEEKEEKYNVEEVKVDEEKTNNNNKAIEPASPVADVPAATIK
- the LOC115694714 gene encoding nuclear polyadenylated RNA-binding protein 3-like isoform X2; the protein is MGNCGSFPKTKGDEADAPVPAPELHKEDLLKIDNDNDQEKVTKVEEEEEEKTITTDDNFNAEKKDNSENGDGDDNQTNKPALDDEKNPQSFQASFDDEREKDEKGADHVDVSEKKVEIEVSSEEKEEKYNVEEVKVDEEKTNNNNKAIEPASPVADVPAATIK